The window TCCAGCGAGGTTCGCCGCTCCATCGTGCCCCCGTGCCCCCGTGTCCCCGTCCCCCGTCTGCCCGTCTTCCCGCCTCGGGGATGGCACTTGTTCGCCGCTGACCCTCCTGCTTCGCAGCTTGCCGGCGGTCGtgaggtcgaggccgccttTCCAGAGGCTCTCAAGGGCCCCATCCTCCGCAAGGTCCAGTTCCAGATCGTTTCCCGGCTCGACAACCTCGTGGACATGATCTACGACGAATTCAAGCGCGACTTTTACCCGGGCGAGGAGGTTACCGTCACCATGGATGGCGGGGAGCGGGTCCACGGTCTCGTTCGAGACAAGACAACCTTTGGCCCCAGGATCCTCTCGGATGGCTCCCGATCCCAGCCGGTCACCCGCTATCACGTGAACCTCAAGGACACGGAGGATGAGAGCATGGTGACGGACGAGCACATCTGCCGCGACCGGGGCATCTTCACAAAGGCCATGCTGAGGTCCTTTATCAAGAAGACGGTCGCTCGGGAGGCGTGGAACGGCGCACCCTGGCTCGTCAAGCACGAATACGCGAACCAGTACCACATCGACACGAGGGTGCCCCCGCATCTCCGGCACGACACGAAGCTCCAGGAGCGTAAGCAGCTGCAGGCTCGGAAGCGTGCGGCGGCCCCGCCTGACGTCAACGGCCACGGGTCCCATCTGCAATCCGGTCCCGTCAGGCTACCCGAGCTCAAGCCGGCCCCCAAGAGCCAGAAGGGCAAGCATGGCCAGCATCCAAAGGCCATCAAGTGGCCGCTGGGCATGTCCGTCAACGGCGCCCACGCCGTCAACGGTGTCCACGCCGTCAACGGCGGCACGTACCCGCCCGGCCACTACCGAGACCACCGAGCCGCCGCGgatccgacgccgacgcctccgccgccgccgccgccgccgccgcccaagtACCCGATAGAGGACCTGCAGCTGGAGCCCAGGGAGGGAAGCGTGCGGCCTCGACTCAGGTTCATGTGCCGGGACCCTccggtcgaggtcgacgacgacgacggcgccgcgtcGGCCTACGGCAACATCGACATGGCCTCGGTCGGCTCGCTGCTGGAGACGTGGGACAGCCTCAACGTCTACTGCGAAATCTTCCAACTCGACTCCTTCACCTTTGACGACTTCGTCGAAGCGATGCAGGTGGCTTCGACCGAGGTCCCGGTTCAGCTGTTCGACGAGATCCACTGCTCCGTCCTGAAGATCCTCGTCGATTCGGAaaaggacggcggccgagtgcGCATCACCCTtcccgagctcgaggaggtcgacgccgaggccggcgacgacgacgacgacgacgacgcagagacggccgagcccgagcccgagcccgcgccgaagccgagcgggcgcgcgacgaggggcagcctcgccaagctcgaggccgaacgtctcgcggccgaggcggcggcggccgaggaggagacgctGCGGGCGGAGCTGGAGTCGAAGCAccgcgccgacgagctgctcaGGGGGTACGACTGGATCGAGCACCTTCGAAGACGAGACTTTGCCCGCGGTGGGTGGGAGcgaatcgtcgtcggcctcctgcACCAGCTGTCCAAGCAGGAGCGCTACGAGACGGTGTGCGAGGAGCTCCTCCACCAGCTCGTCCCGCCCGGCACGGAGCCGACGCAGGAGGCGGTGCAGGAGAGGTACGGCGCGCTCGACGTCAACCACCGCGTCCGGGCGCTCCAGCTCCTGTGCATGCTCACGATGGAGACGAAGGCGGTCCGGGGCTTCATGGAGGACTGCAGCGAGACCATGACCAAGTACCGCAAGGAACGGATCGAGTGGCAGAGGCAGCGCAAGCAAGCGTAAGTGGACCGGCGGACGCGTCGCGAATCGGGCTAACGAGCGTCCAGGACCGAGGACCTGCGTCAGCTCAACGACGAGCGAAAGGCGCTGCTGCCCGAGGGCACGCCgtcggaggaggcggccaaggtcgacgaggacggcaaggcgGCGGACCTCGAGGACTCTCAGCTCGagagggacgacgaggccgaggtcagCAACGACGAACGAAAGGCGCACGCTCCGACGGGCCGCATCCggcaggcggcggagaagcagCGCAGGCgcgaggaggaaaaggagcggctggccaaggagaagaaggagctgGCGGAAAAGGCGCGCAAGGAGGCGGTCAAGCTGCCGGGTCCGCAGATGAAGCAGTACAACAAGCTCCTCAAGGAGATTCAGAAGAAGGAGGGCATCATCAAGGAGTGCGAGGTCGAGATGGCCATCATCGAAAACGACCTGCGCGAGGCCGACTGCCCGAGGACGCGGGTGCTGGGCAAGGATCGGTTCTGGAACCGGTACTACTGGTTCGAGCGCAACGGCATGCCGTACGGCGGCCTGCCCaacagctcgacggccgacgccgagtaCGCCAACGGGTGCCTCTGGGTGCAGGGtcccgacgagctcgagcgcgaGGGGTACATTGAcgcgccggccgagctgcAGGACGAGTACAGGGCTCGCTTCAAGATGACGATCCCGGAGCGcaaggcgacggaggagggcGGGACGAGCGTCTTCAACGCGCGGCAGTGGGGCTACCTGtcggaggccgaggacgtcgaaCGGCTGATCCACTGGCTCGACCCCCGCGGCTTCAACGAGCTCAAGCTCCGCAAGGAGCTGGTCCACTACAAGGAGAGGATCGCGACGCACATGAGGAATCGCGGCAGGTAcctcaaggccgaggccgaggacgaggtcaaggaggaggcggtggtGAAGCGGACGAGCTCCCGGATCCGCGAGAGGACGCCGGAGGCGCGCAGCTACCGATGCGCGCGGTGGGTGAACACGAtggcgctcgacgagctcggccacctgcacagccatccgccgccgccgccgcgggcgaAGAAGCAGTCGAGGAAgcgggaggcggccgccgagccgaCGGGCAGGGGGGCGAACAAGGCGCGGCGCAAGTGAggggacgaggcgaggaacGATTCGCCGGCGGTGCCTCGGGAAGGGGGCCGGGCGGTGACGGGGGTTTGATTTTTGTCGCATAGCGAACGGGCGGCGCACGGATCGGTGGGCATGTTTACGAGtacggcctcctcctcgtgcTCACGCACACGACTCTCTCATGGCAAGCGGGATGGCTGGTTGATCTCTGGCTTTTCAGGTTGGGCATATCTCCGGATGGATAGAGGTTCCAGGACAGGGTGGCGACGAGCATAATGCAAGTTGTTTGTTTCATTACGCATCCCAAACCTGTGCGCAGGTCGCGGCGGGAAGCGGCCAGCGTGCGCGCGCGTACCGGACGTAGGATACGGCGTCTCGAGGGCGTCGCAGAGTTGGTTGGGTGCTGTTGGAGCGTGTGTTGGATGCTGCGACTTTGCACCAGCAttctccgtacacgtaccaAAGCAGCCCCTATTAATACTCTGCGTAATCCGTACCTCTggagtaattaattaatactgcaaCACACCAACATGCAATtttctgtacagtacttgtatgcaagTCAGGCGAACAAATGGAAGCAGTTATCAGTTTGTCGTTGTACGTTGGTTTCGTCCCGGCGAGGCTAGAATGACGCCACAGGAGTATCCAATCAAGCAGCCAGATGGATATAGGCTCCCCACTCTTTTCATGTGGCTGGTGTGGGGGGCgacatgtaagtatttgtacttcagtacttacgtactccataggtgtaagtaagtactccccgtaagtaggtgtagtaggtactccgtaggtgtgagtaggtactccgtaggtgtaagtaggtTTTCCGaggtgtaagtaggtaatactccgtaggtgtaagtaggcATTCCGCACaaagtgcaagtacctaccaagactgtgcatgtgcgagTAGGCTCCCTGTTCTCTAATTACTTTGTATTCCGTATTACttttgtacttactgtacacctgccTACTTGCCTAGTAcacttgctgtgcttgcaTCTACTTGCATACACATCTCCATGGACTTACCTGCACTGaaaagtgtacatgtacactaaATActcacaagtacagtacatatacgTACAAACCTAGGAGGTACCTATTGGCCGTCGACACAACGCTGGCACAGAGTACAcggtacttacaagtacatgtaaatacaTGTAGCGAGACTAACTGCTACAGCACGAAAACGTACTCCGTTTTCGGGATtatttactccgtattactccgtaccgatcCGTACTAAATGCTCCGTGCCACGCAGAGGTACTCCCCCATGTGTAAGTGTTAGTGTCTACATAGTAGATAGCAGGCAATGCTACCACCGGATGATTCGGACCCAACAGATGGCATGGGCACCGAGTATGCAGCAAACGGCAACATTACAAATCGTGCCTTACAGGCAGCAGTCAAGTGACTGCACAGCCTCGTTGCGCACCTACCATACACACCTACTGCAGCAAACACCGCGTCAAGGGCCTGCAAAGTCCCCTTTCCCAGGGTGTCAAACCTCCCGAGGCAGCACagcaagcaggcaggcaagtCGGTGCACCCGTAGCAGGGAGCGAGTGACCAagggacgacgatggcggccacggcgacgaccaacGATGATGGGACGGCCAAGATAACGCTCTACTGGTAAGCGACGGAAATGGGGggagcagccgccgccgtggcacGCTTCGGCTACGCTGACCGGCCAGGCTCAACAACTCGCGGGCACAGAGCATCATCTGgctcctcgaggagctcaagaCGACGTACGAGCTCGAGATTTTCCACCGCAACAAGCAGTCGATGCTCGCGCCGCCCAGTCTCGACAAGATACATCCGCTCGGCAagtcgcccgtcgtcggcatcgccgccccCGGCCGCGAACcgatcctcctcgccgagagcGGCCACATAACGCAGTACCTGTGCGAGCACCTGCCCGAGGGCAAATGGCTCACGCCGCCGCGTTGGAGGGACGGTCAGGAGGGCCGGCTGTgcggcgagacggaggcCTGGCTGCGCTTTCAGTACCTGCTGCACTACGTCGAGGGAAGCCTGATGCCCAACCTCGTCAtggccctcgtcctctcccGTAAGCCTGCCTGCCGAGATTGCGCGACCGCGAGCATCGGGACACGATGGGCGTgactgacgacgacggacgcaGGCCTCAAATCCCCCCAGGTCCCCTTCTTCATGCGGCCCATcaccggcgcggcggccaacCGCATCTACTCGCTCTTCGTCTTCCCCAACGCCCAAAAGCACCTCGCACTCCTCGACGACTAcctcgcctcctccggcGGCAAGTACATCTGCGGCAACTCGCTGACGGCCGCCGACATTCTCCTGAGCTTCCcgctcatcgtcgccaaGGACCGCTGGGACGGCATGGGTCGATGGGAAGGGGGCAGCTGGGCCAAGGCGCACCCGCGCGTCGCCGCCTACGTGACGTTGCTGGAGACGGAGCCCGGCTACAAGGCAAGCCTCGACAAGGTGGCGAAGATGGACAGCACCGCTTCCGCTTCTCTCTAGGTCACAGCcagaggcggacgaggagaggaggcTCGAGCAGGTGCAAGGGCGGATGCGCAACTGGGCATCGCAGCTAGGTCCGAGGACCGGTTGCTCAACGACAACGCAACGGGTGACGATGTGATGACGGGATGGATACATGTAACTGGAAGGCTTCGTCGTTGGCGAAGGAGGAGGTTGTTGAGAACTGCAGCCTGTTGTAATGAGCCGACGAGACCCTGCCATTGGCCAGGCGTGAGAATCCCCTGATGGTGACTCTATAGCCGCCAAGTATAGTAACACCACCGGTGCTGGCACCCAGATATAAATGCAAATTTAGGCGTACGGGGTACTTACGTACGGGATTATAGACGCCGAGTACACCTATAGTATTTCAAGTACAGCAGAAAGCAGAATGCAATCGGTAACGACTAGGTACTAATATGCCTGAGACTGTTGAAATGCTACGACTCCGTGcctgtgcaagtattacatgtgTAGTACGGCTCACGGACGAGGACAGGTGGAACCTAGGTAGTGATTGTGATACATTGGCCTACAATACTCACATGCCCCCTATTTTTGCAATGCTAAAAGAAAAGTACTATATGGAAAAATTCCATAGAAATACTGATTCATCTGCTCGCAACGGAGCAGTCCTCGATCGGCTGTCAAATAGGAGCAAATGGATTGATATTACTGAGTAAACTGGATTCAGATGCATCTCGAATTCGGTGCTGTAGGGGTTGGCACTCTGTGCTACAAAGTACTGCATGCACTATGAAAGTTGAGGCACCTGAGTGCCCATACTTAGGTACCTGTAAAGACAGTgcctagtaggtacagtgCCTTGAATTACAGCACCACCATGGCACTAAAATCAAacgcccaagtacaagtccaGTGGCAGTTGGCTGCAACaatttacttgtacagcactccgcactctgtattaggtacttacatacgACGCAGTTAGTACCTTAGGAGGCAACTATACTGTATGTAATTACACTGTACGGCGCACCAGCATGTGCTCCAAGTCGACTCCAGAAAAAAAGTCCACCTCCATTCACGTCATCAAccaacctcctcctcctcctcctcctgcatCCATCGCAGAcaacggccgtcggcgtgcaGCTGCGCCATGTACGCGCCAAGAACGATCTGCTCACGATGTGCCTCGCGCCTGCAGCCCGCCGTGACGGTGCGTCGATCAGCCGCCGCTCgcttctcctcgccggccgagccTTCGCCATCCGAGCACGAAGGCGGTGACCGACACGGCACGATCCCTCGCCGCGGCAGCCACCGCAATTCCTTTGGTGGGCAAAGATGCTCCAAGACGATGCAaaggtcggccgtcgccctctTCAACGACATCGTCAACAAGACGGAGGCCCATCCGCCCGTGGCCCACCGAGGCCTCGCCCCAAACGCCGCCCATCCGCCCTCCCTCGGCGAGTGGGAAATCgcggcgaggatgaaggAGCTCTTGGATAGGCGTGCCGGCTCGCCCGAGGAGCTGCGGCTCTTCCGGACCGACATCTGGCCGCACGTGGCGGAGATGCGTGGCCAGATGCCCAAGCACCTCTACCTGGCCACCACCCAATTCCTCAGCCGCGCctgcgatgccgtcgccgacgagggcgaggccggaaACACCGTCGAGCTCTCGAGCATGTGCGCGAGGGTCGGCAAGTGGGATCTCGACCTGAGGAACGAACTCGTGCTGAGCCTGTGCCACGAGCTCATCGGCAGCAGGCactcgtcggcgaagaggacggcgctcgtcgacgagctcgtcggcctgtgGCAGCACATATCCCAGCTCAGGCGCAAGAGCCAgggggacggcggcgagctgcggTTCGTCCTGCccaccgtcgaggaggtcTTTGGCGACGCGGGGGCCGAGCCGCCCGAGCCGCGCCCGAGCGGCATGGCACCGACGACCAAGGCCTTGGCCAGCATCTTTGTCCAGTTTCGTCTCGAGCAATCCCGGGACCTGATTCCGGGCCTCCTGGCGACCGTCGCCATCCTGTCCGACCCGCGACTTGCGCGCCACGCCGCGCAGGTCAAGACGGCGCCCCTCCTgaacctcgtcgccgccgccctcgagcggGGAGGCGCCGATCAGCggtacgtcgacgacgccttcGGGGGCAAGACCCGCTACCCGCCCGCCAAGCTGCGCGAGGTCAGGGCctacgtcgtcgagcagTGGCCGCGTGCGGAGGCGATGCTGTCCGGCGCTTCCGGCGCATCCTGGCGccagggcctcgacgacgcccggcCGGCAGCATCcccggccggcctcgcctccttctcgaggCAGCTCCGCGCCGCCTACCGGGCCCGCAACACGGGCGCCATCGTCTCCGTCTGGCAAGACCTCAAGGCCCGGCTCGGCCGGAAGCCGGATCTGGTCCGGCAGATGCGCGACGACCCCGAGTTTCTCGACTTTTGGATATTCGCCTGGTGCGCCGTGCGGCGGCCCGCGAAGCTGCAGGAGACGCTCGACCTCATGCGCGAGGTGCGGGTGCAGCCGACGGTCAAGACGTACACGTCCATGATGCACGGCTGGAAGATTTGCAAGGACGGCGACAAGATCGCCGCTCTGTGggacaagctcgtcgagtCGGGCCtgcgcctcgacgccgtcatctGGACCGAACGCATCTCGGCCCTCATCGAGGCCGGCAGGCCccaggccggcatcgaggcgCTGGCCGAGATGATGACGCTCTGGAAGCGCGCCCTGGCCAAGGCGGgacccgacgccgccgcgagggTCGCTGTCCAACCCAACATCGAGGTCGTCAACGCCGCCTTCAAGggcctcgtccatctcgaccTCCAGGCCGCCAACGAGGTCCTCGCCTGGGCCGGCCGCGAGGGCATCGAGCCCAACATCCGCACCTTCAACATCCTCCTGCGCGAGAGCttccgcggcgacggcccggACGACGTTCCGTCCCTCCTCCGCACCATGAAGCGGCGGGGCATCGAGCCCGACGCGGCCACCTTTACCATCATCCTCGAGGAGGTCCTCGGCGTGCTCGACAGGGCCTCGGCTGCCGAGCAGGTCCAGGCCGTGCACCAGatcgtcgccgacatcgaGGCGTCGGGCCTGCGCGCCAACCTCGAGACGTACGGCAAGATGCTctacgccgtcgcctcgctggccaacggcggcgccgacgaggccgtggccgccgtgctGGGGCACAtgcgcgccgccggcctcacgccgacgcggcacatcgtcaccatcctcaTCGAGCGGGCCCTCGCCCGCGACCCCCCGTCTCCCGGCGCCGTCAAGGCTCTGCTGCGGGAGCACAAGCTGACGAGCATCAACCAGGGGGATCAGACGCTCTGGGAGCGCGTCACGAGCGCCCACGCCGTCAcgggcgacgtcgagtccgccatggccgtcttcGGGgacctcgcccgcgccggcCGCCCCGTCACGTCGCTTCCCTGCCTCGCCGACCTTCTCTCGGccctcctcgaggccgaccggctcgaggacgcgcgcggcgtcgtcggcgtcgtcatcggccacAAGCTCGAGAGggacgcggccggcggcgtcgaggtcgagcgcgACGCGCGGTACTGGCGCCATCACTTTTGGTACGTCGCCAACCAGCATGGACTgctggacggcgacgacgttcCCGCCGAGCTGCAGAGCAGATTCCGCGCGCAGGACAGGTAGGCGCATCGCATCGCGCACGCGTCCCCGTAGCATTCGTGCCATTGTGCCTGCACGCATTTTACGATCgatcattcattcattcattcattcattcagTCATTCAGTCATTCATTCTTGTTCTATGCCGTGGCGTGCGCAACGGCGCAGGCGAGCCTGTCTGCCTGCTTCCCTTCCACTGTGCAAACCCAAGGGAGCGAGGTCCCAACTCCCGAGCCGGCTGGTTCTTTCCAGCCATTCCTACGCATGCAAATCGAATCGGCTCGTCTTTTGGTCGAGACGAAACCCCTTCGCGCATGCCATGTCGCATCCGTCGGGTCCGTCGGGGCCCGTCCGTCAGCCGGTCGACTCGTCcatggcatcgtcgccgccctgcccCGCGatggccgccgatgacgggccctccttgtccttgccgcTTCCCAGCAGCGAGGCCAGCcgctcgaggccctcgacctcggccttgTCTGCCTTGGTGCCCCGTCCGTCGCCCTGCCACTCGCCGTCGCGAAGCTCTCCGTGAgggccgagctcgagtccggcggcgcgctcgagGTACTTGCGCGACGAGGCTTCGATGTACTCGACCCGCTCGCGCCTCCACGACTTGCTGCCCTCGGCCAGCTGCTCCCCTTCGGCCGCCGTGCCCAGGTCGGGTTGGATGGTCCGCAGGGAGGCGGAGAGGGCGCGCAGGGCTTGGAGCTGGGAGAGAGcaaactcggccgtcgtcgtgatCGGCCGATCCGCGCCGCCCTCTTCGAGCCCGCCCTTGTTGCGGAGGAAGGCGAAGGGGGTCGggtccgccgccgactgCGCGCCGTCCTCCTTCTTCACCTCGGGCCCGTCGCCCATGCCGAGCGCGCTCCTGAGCTTGCCCAGCAGCGCATcgttcctcgtcctctcggcctcgagggcaaCCTGCAGCCTCTGGCTCTGCTGCAGCTTCCTGCGGAGGGCCGTCACCGAttcgctcgtcggccgatcGGGGTGCGAAGCAAAGTCCAAGCCCTCGTAGTGCGCGAGGCGCATGAACGGCCGGTCGTCGGGGCGGACGTTGAGGATGTTGCGCATCGTGTAGAGCTCGAAGAGGTCAAAGTTCTTGTCGATGGACGCATTCAGCAGCGTCTCGAGCTGGTGCGTGCCGTTTTCGATCTCGcgcttggccgcctcctgcgccgccgacgcgtcaTCTTCGGCCGCCTGCCTGGCGCCCTTTTTGGAGAAGCCGAGTTTCTGGGGAGGGATGGAGAGGAGGAGTCGCTCGACCGAATCGAGGGCGCGGTCGGCAAGGACGTTGACGGTGTTGatgatgtcgtcgatgagggCCTGGAGGCGGGGTTAGGAGGGGCACCGTCAgcggtgatgacgatgacggcacggcacgcaGGGCGTCGACGCAACGTACGGCTGGTGGGTAGCTAAAGTGTTCCGTCAGGAGCTCATAGTCGGAGGCTGCAGGCGCCGACATTGTATGTCCCGACACGGGACCGTCTTTGCCGCAACGCGACAAGACGCGTCTTGCCAACGGCGGCTGGAAGCGCAGGGTTTGCGGGCGATTTCGTCGTCGGGGCCGCGTCACAATCTGCACGGAGGGGGGATATACGACGTGGATGGAGGAGGCTGTGGGATGGAGTATTGATGAGAGGGCCTTTGACAACCGTATCGCGAAGACGTACGCGGTGTGGTGGTGGACAGCTTGATAATATCAACTGTTATATCGGTACATGCGCGTTCTAGCAATTAGTATAgcatctacatgtactccatactctgtacagtacggagtaatatagTTAATAGTTGCACTTGATTAGGCGCGTCTCGGAGtttgcagtacagtacgtatcTGCCGCAgcgaatactccgtactgtacggagtactccgtaagtaattacagcgcaGTTTATTGTCTGCCCCGCCTTGCCCCGCGCCTGTACTTGGTCGCCCTCAGCGATCGTCGGGGGACAAGGAGCGCACTGGGGGCCCGCCGAAGCGCTGACGGCAGCGCCTCACACCCGTACCATGTCTTGCAGTGTACTTGCCGGTACTGaactgtacacctactaggtactcatGTACTACTGGCGATTAATAGGAGGAGGGGttctactgtacagtataagtagtaagtacttgacaGCGAGAACTCGCACAGTACACTATAGTACactataagtacaagtacagctgataagtacctactaggtacctagtagtaataatactgtacgcaCACCTACAAGAATGGCGCTGCCGCTCGGCAATATGTACTGTAGCATGTGCTTGTAGTTGCGGTATAACTTATTCCAGTGGTACTACTAATGCCGCCCCAGTGGTAATAATGCCGCCCCCAGTGGTAATGCCGCCCAAGTGGTAATGCCGCCCACGTGGTGCCGCCCGACCTCCAGTCTGCATGTACGTCACCCCCCGCTCACGACGACTTCTACATTTCTTCCCTGTGCTTGAACGA of the Drechmeria coniospora strain ARSEF 6962 chromosome 01, whole genome shotgun sequence genome contains:
- a CDS encoding DDT domain-containing protein, whose amino-acid sequence is MADGGAPGIQPHRPVVWHIPQTGEVFTSYEAYLKRMDFYKQVTHKRRPGPGTPWERGMKAHRPRQQRRFNDQITGHSGLTFFEAFSSEVRRSIVPPCPRVPVPRLPVFPPRGWHLFAADPPASQLAGGREVEAAFPEALKGPILRKVQFQIVSRLDNLVDMIYDEFKRDFYPGEEVTVTMDGGERVHGLVRDKTTFGPRILSDGSRSQPVTRYHVNLKDTEDESMVTDEHICRDRGIFTKAMLRSFIKKTVAREAWNGAPWLVKHEYANQYHIDTRVPPHLRHDTKLQERKQLQARKRAAAPPDVNGHGSHLQSGPVRLPELKPAPKSQKGKHGQHPKAIKWPLGMSVNGAHAVNGVHAVNGGTYPPGHYRDHRAAADPTPTPPPPPPPPPPKYPIEDLQLEPREGSVRPRLRFMCRDPPVEVDDDDGAASAYGNIDMASVGSLLETWDSLNVYCEIFQLDSFTFDDFVEAMQVASTEVPVQLFDEIHCSVLKILVDSEKDGGRVRITLPELEEVDAEAGDDDDDDDAETAEPEPEPAPKPSGRATRGSLAKLEAERLAAEAAAAEEETLRAELESKHRADELLRGYDWIEHLRRRDFARGGWERIVVGLLHQLSKQERYETVCEELLHQLVPPGTEPTQEAVQERYGALDVNHRVRALQLLCMLTMETKAVRGFMEDCSETMTKYRKERIEWQRQRKQATEDLRQLNDERKALLPEGTPSEEAAKVDEDGKAADLEDSQLERDDEAEVSNDERKAHAPTGRIRQAAEKQRRREEEKERLAKEKKELAEKARKEAVKLPGPQMKQYNKLLKEIQKKEGIIKECEVEMAIIENDLREADCPRTRVLGKDRFWNRYYWFERNGMPYGGLPNSSTADAEYANGCLWVQGPDELEREGYIDAPAELQDEYRARFKMTIPERKATEEGGTSVFNARQWGYLSEAEDVERLIHWLDPRGFNELKLRKELVHYKERIATHMRNRGRYLKAEAEDEVKEEAVVKRTSSRIRERTPEARSYRCARWVNTMALDELGHLHSHPPPPPRAKKQSRKREAAAEPTGRGANKARRK
- a CDS encoding glutathione S-transferase; the encoded protein is MAATATTNDDGTAKITLYWLNNSRAQSIIWLLEELKTTYELEIFHRNKQSMLAPPSLDKIHPLGKSPVVGIAAPGREPILLAESGHITQYLCEHLPEGKWLTPPRWRDGQEGRLCGETEAWLRFQYLLHYVEGSLMPNLVMALVLSRLKSPQVPFFMRPITGAAANRIYSLFVFPNAQKHLALLDDYLASSGGKYICGNSLTAADILLSFPLIVAKDRWDGMGRWEGGSWAKAHPRVAAYVTLLETEPGYKASLDKVAKMDSTASASL
- a CDS encoding glutathione S-transferase, coding for MYAPRTICSRCASRLQPAVTVRRSAAARFSSPAEPSPSEHEGGDRHGTIPRRGSHRNSFGGQRCSKTMQRSAVALFNDIVNKTEAHPPVAHRGLAPNAAHPPSLGEWEIAARMKELLDRRAGSPEELRLFRTDIWPHVAEMRGQMPKHLYLATTQFLSRACDAVADEGEAGNTVELSSMCARVGKWDLDLRNELVLSLCHELIGSRHSSAKRTALVDELVGLWQHISQLRRKSQGDGGELRFVLPTVEEVFGDAGAEPPEPRPSGMAPTTKALASIFVQFRLEQSRDLIPGLLATVAILSDPRLARHAAQVKTAPLLNLVAAALERGGADQRYVDDAFGGKTRYPPAKLREVRAYVVEQWPRAEAMLSGASGASWRQGLDDARPAASPAGLASFSRQLRAAYRARNTGAIVSVWQDLKARLGRKPDLVRQMRDDPEFLDFWIFAWCAVRRPAKLQETLDLMREVRVQPTVKTYTSMMHGWKICKDGDKIAALWDKLVESGLRLDAVIWTERISALIEAGRPQAGIEALAEMMTLWKRALAKAGPDAAARVAVQPNIEVVNAAFKGLVHLDLQAANEVLAWAGREGIEPNIRTFNILLRESFRGDGPDDVPSLLRTMKRRGIEPDAATFTIILEEVLGVLDRASAAEQVQAVHQIVADIEASGLRANLETYGKMLYAVASLANGGADEAVAAVLGHMRAAGLTPTRHIVTILIERALARDPPSPGAVKALLREHKLTSINQGDQTLWERVTSAHAVTGDVESAMAVFGDLARAGRPVTSLPCLADLLSALLEADRLEDARGVVGVVIGHKLERDAAGGVEVERDARYWRHHFWYVANQHGLLDGDDVPAELQSRFRAQDR
- a CDS encoding hypothetical protein (related to MTW1 Determining metaphase spindle length) — protein: MSAPAASDYELLTEHFSYPPAALIDDIINTVNVLADRALDSVERLLLSIPPQKLGFSKKGARQAAEDDASAAQEAAKREIENGTHQLETLLNASIDKNFDLFELYTMRNILNVRPDDRPFMRLAHYEGLDFASHPDRPTSESVTALRRKLQQSQRLQVALEAERTRNDALLGKLRSALGMGDGPEVKKEDGAQSAADPTPFAFLRNKGGLEEGGADRPITTTAEFALSQLQALRALSASLRTIQPDLGTAAEGEQLAEGSKSWRRERVEYIEASSRKYLERAAGLELGPHGELRDGEWQGDGRGTKADKAEVEGLERLASLLGSGKDKEGPSSAAIAGQGGDDAMDESTG